The Pongo abelii isolate AG06213 chromosome 20, NHGRI_mPonAbe1-v2.0_pri, whole genome shotgun sequence genome window below encodes:
- the ZNF223 gene encoding zinc finger protein 223 isoform X1: MRRFLISSSPKLMKYEKPAQNQRQSRIRNVSHSAQVKERDEKKEKFSIKGPVPCCVSVWSAPLSDDIHRRRCFSLSCVGVTSSFPDLAPTQEAVTFKDVAVVFTEEELGLLDLAQRKLYRDVMLENFRNLLSVGHQPFHRDTFYFLREEKFWMMDIATQREGNSGGKIQPEMKTFPEAGPHEGWSCQQIWEEIASDLTRPLDSTIKSSQFFEQGDAHSQAEEGLSIMHTGQKPSNRGKCKQSFSDMSIFDLPQQIRSAEKSHSCDECGKSFCYISALHIHQRVHLGEKLFKCDICGKEFSQSLHLQTHQRVHTGEKPFKCEQCGRGFRCRSALTVHCKLHMGEKHYNCEACGRAFIHDFQLQKHQRIHTGEKPFKCEICSVSFRLRSSLNRHCVVHTGKKPNNTGEYGKGFIGRLDLCKHQTIHTGEKPYNCKECGKSFRRSSYLLIHQRVHTGEKPYKCDKCGKSYITKSGLDLHHRAHTGERPYNCDDCGKSFRQASSILNHKRLHCRKKPFKCEDCGKKLVYRSYRKDQQKNHSGENTSKCEDCGKRYKRRLNLDIILSLFLNDT, encoded by the exons ATGAGGAGGTTCCTGATCTCTTCTTCTCCTAAACTCATGAAATATGAGAAACCTGCTCAAAATCAGAGGCAATCAAGGATCAGGAATGTTAGCCATTCTGCTCAAGTGAAAGAGAGAGacgagaagaaagaaaaattctccaTTAAGGGTCCGGTGCCCTGTTGTGTGAGTGTCTGGAGTGCTCCCTTGAGTGATGACATCCATAGGCGGCGCTGCTTCTCCCTGTCCTGCGTTGGTGTGACCTCTTCTTTTCCAGACCTGGCACCTACTCAG GAGGCAGTGACCTTCAAGGATGTGGCAGTGGTCTTCACTgaggaggagctggggctgcTGGACCTTGCCCAGAGGAAGCTGTATCGAgatgtgatgctggagaactTCAGGAACCTGCTGTCAGTGG GGCATCAACCATTCCACCGAGACACTTTCTACTTTCTAAGGGAGGAAAAGTTTTGGATGATGGATATAGCAACCCAAAGAGAAGGAAATTCAG GAGGCAAGATCCAACCTGAGATGAAGACTTTTCCAGAAGCAGGACCACATGAAGGGTGGTCCTGCCAGCAGATCTGGGAAGAAATTGCAAGTGACTTAACCAGGCCTCTAGACTCTACCATAAAGAGCTCTCAGTTCTTTGAACAGGGTGATGCCCACTCCCAGGCTGAGGAAGGACTATCTATAATGCACACAGGACAGAAACCTTCCAATCGTGGGAAGTGTAAACAATCCTTCAGTGATATGTCCATCTTTGATCTTCCTCAGCAAATACGCTCAGCAGAGAAGTCTCATTCCTGTGATGAGTGTGGAAAAAGCTTCTGTTACATCTCAGCACTTCATATTCATCAGAGAGTCCACCTGGGAGAGAAACTCTTTAAGTGTGACATATGTGGTAAGGAATTCAGTCAGAGTTTACATCTGCAAACTCATCAGAGAgtccatactggagagaaacctttcAAATGTGAACAATGTGGGAGAGGCTTCAGATGTAGATCAGCACTTACAGTTCATTGCAAATTACACATGGGAGAGAAACATTATAATTGTGAGGCATGTGGGAGGGCCTTCATTCATGATTTCCAGCTTCAgaaacatcagagaattcacacagGGGAGAAGCCATTCAAATGTGAGATATGTAGTGTGAGCTTCCGTCTTAGGTCAAGTCTTAATAGGCATTGTGTGGTCCACACAGGAAAGAAACCAAATAACACTGGGGAATATGGAAAAGGCTTCATTGGTAGGCTGGATTTGTGTAAGCATCAGACGatccacacaggagagaaaccatATAATTGTAAAGAATGTGGGAAGAGCTTCAGACGGTCCTCCTATCTTTTGATCCATCAGAGAGTCCACACTGGAGAAAAGCCATACAAATGTGACAAGTGTGGGAAGAGCTACATTACTAAGTCAGGTCTTGACTTGCACCATAGAGCCCACACAGGAGAGAGACCTTATAACTGTGATGACTGTGGGAAGAGCTTCAGACAGGCCTCAAGTATTTTGAATCATAAGAGACTCCACTGCAGAAAAAAACCATTCAAATGTGAGGATTGTGGAAAGAAGCTTGTATACCGGTCATACCGTAAAGaccaacaaaaaaaccacagTGGAGAAAATACATCCAAATGTGAGGACTGTGGGAAGCGCTACAAGAGGCGCTTGAATCttgatataattttatcattatttttaaatgacacgTAA
- the ZNF223 gene encoding zinc finger protein 223 isoform X2, protein MSLFLSSWHFPGTILLSLELCHSGLCKFPKVGGKMTMSKEAVTFKDVAVVFTEEELGLLDLAQRKLYRDVMLENFRNLLSVGHQPFHRDTFYFLREEKFWMMDIATQREGNSGGKIQPEMKTFPEAGPHEGWSCQQIWEEIASDLTRPLDSTIKSSQFFEQGDAHSQAEEGLSIMHTGQKPSNRGKCKQSFSDMSIFDLPQQIRSAEKSHSCDECGKSFCYISALHIHQRVHLGEKLFKCDICGKEFSQSLHLQTHQRVHTGEKPFKCEQCGRGFRCRSALTVHCKLHMGEKHYNCEACGRAFIHDFQLQKHQRIHTGEKPFKCEICSVSFRLRSSLNRHCVVHTGKKPNNTGEYGKGFIGRLDLCKHQTIHTGEKPYNCKECGKSFRRSSYLLIHQRVHTGEKPYKCDKCGKSYITKSGLDLHHRAHTGERPYNCDDCGKSFRQASSILNHKRLHCRKKPFKCEDCGKKLVYRSYRKDQQKNHSGENTSKCEDCGKRYKRRLNLDIILSLFLNDT, encoded by the exons atgtctctttttctgtcttcatggCACTTTCCAGGCACAATTCTGCTTTCCCTGGAACTGTGTCATTCAGGACTCTGCAAATTCCCTAAAGTAGGAGGAAAAATGACCATGTCCAAG GAGGCAGTGACCTTCAAGGATGTGGCAGTGGTCTTCACTgaggaggagctggggctgcTGGACCTTGCCCAGAGGAAGCTGTATCGAgatgtgatgctggagaactTCAGGAACCTGCTGTCAGTGG GGCATCAACCATTCCACCGAGACACTTTCTACTTTCTAAGGGAGGAAAAGTTTTGGATGATGGATATAGCAACCCAAAGAGAAGGAAATTCAG GAGGCAAGATCCAACCTGAGATGAAGACTTTTCCAGAAGCAGGACCACATGAAGGGTGGTCCTGCCAGCAGATCTGGGAAGAAATTGCAAGTGACTTAACCAGGCCTCTAGACTCTACCATAAAGAGCTCTCAGTTCTTTGAACAGGGTGATGCCCACTCCCAGGCTGAGGAAGGACTATCTATAATGCACACAGGACAGAAACCTTCCAATCGTGGGAAGTGTAAACAATCCTTCAGTGATATGTCCATCTTTGATCTTCCTCAGCAAATACGCTCAGCAGAGAAGTCTCATTCCTGTGATGAGTGTGGAAAAAGCTTCTGTTACATCTCAGCACTTCATATTCATCAGAGAGTCCACCTGGGAGAGAAACTCTTTAAGTGTGACATATGTGGTAAGGAATTCAGTCAGAGTTTACATCTGCAAACTCATCAGAGAgtccatactggagagaaacctttcAAATGTGAACAATGTGGGAGAGGCTTCAGATGTAGATCAGCACTTACAGTTCATTGCAAATTACACATGGGAGAGAAACATTATAATTGTGAGGCATGTGGGAGGGCCTTCATTCATGATTTCCAGCTTCAgaaacatcagagaattcacacagGGGAGAAGCCATTCAAATGTGAGATATGTAGTGTGAGCTTCCGTCTTAGGTCAAGTCTTAATAGGCATTGTGTGGTCCACACAGGAAAGAAACCAAATAACACTGGGGAATATGGAAAAGGCTTCATTGGTAGGCTGGATTTGTGTAAGCATCAGACGatccacacaggagagaaaccatATAATTGTAAAGAATGTGGGAAGAGCTTCAGACGGTCCTCCTATCTTTTGATCCATCAGAGAGTCCACACTGGAGAAAAGCCATACAAATGTGACAAGTGTGGGAAGAGCTACATTACTAAGTCAGGTCTTGACTTGCACCATAGAGCCCACACAGGAGAGAGACCTTATAACTGTGATGACTGTGGGAAGAGCTTCAGACAGGCCTCAAGTATTTTGAATCATAAGAGACTCCACTGCAGAAAAAAACCATTCAAATGTGAGGATTGTGGAAAGAAGCTTGTATACCGGTCATACCGTAAAGaccaacaaaaaaaccacagTGGAGAAAATACATCCAAATGTGAGGACTGTGGGAAGCGCTACAAGAGGCGCTTGAATCttgatataattttatcattatttttaaatgacacgTAA
- the ZNF223 gene encoding zinc finger protein 223 isoform X4: MLENFRNLLSVGHQPFHRDTFYFLREEKFWMMDIATQREGNSGGKIQPEMKTFPEAGPHEGWSCQQIWEEIASDLTRPLDSTIKSSQFFEQGDAHSQAEEGLSIMHTGQKPSNRGKCKQSFSDMSIFDLPQQIRSAEKSHSCDECGKSFCYISALHIHQRVHLGEKLFKCDICGKEFSQSLHLQTHQRVHTGEKPFKCEQCGRGFRCRSALTVHCKLHMGEKHYNCEACGRAFIHDFQLQKHQRIHTGEKPFKCEICSVSFRLRSSLNRHCVVHTGKKPNNTGEYGKGFIGRLDLCKHQTIHTGEKPYNCKECGKSFRRSSYLLIHQRVHTGEKPYKCDKCGKSYITKSGLDLHHRAHTGERPYNCDDCGKSFRQASSILNHKRLHCRKKPFKCEDCGKKLVYRSYRKDQQKNHSGENTSKCEDCGKRYKRRLNLDIILSLFLNDT; encoded by the exons atgctggagaactTCAGGAACCTGCTGTCAGTGG GGCATCAACCATTCCACCGAGACACTTTCTACTTTCTAAGGGAGGAAAAGTTTTGGATGATGGATATAGCAACCCAAAGAGAAGGAAATTCAG GAGGCAAGATCCAACCTGAGATGAAGACTTTTCCAGAAGCAGGACCACATGAAGGGTGGTCCTGCCAGCAGATCTGGGAAGAAATTGCAAGTGACTTAACCAGGCCTCTAGACTCTACCATAAAGAGCTCTCAGTTCTTTGAACAGGGTGATGCCCACTCCCAGGCTGAGGAAGGACTATCTATAATGCACACAGGACAGAAACCTTCCAATCGTGGGAAGTGTAAACAATCCTTCAGTGATATGTCCATCTTTGATCTTCCTCAGCAAATACGCTCAGCAGAGAAGTCTCATTCCTGTGATGAGTGTGGAAAAAGCTTCTGTTACATCTCAGCACTTCATATTCATCAGAGAGTCCACCTGGGAGAGAAACTCTTTAAGTGTGACATATGTGGTAAGGAATTCAGTCAGAGTTTACATCTGCAAACTCATCAGAGAgtccatactggagagaaacctttcAAATGTGAACAATGTGGGAGAGGCTTCAGATGTAGATCAGCACTTACAGTTCATTGCAAATTACACATGGGAGAGAAACATTATAATTGTGAGGCATGTGGGAGGGCCTTCATTCATGATTTCCAGCTTCAgaaacatcagagaattcacacagGGGAGAAGCCATTCAAATGTGAGATATGTAGTGTGAGCTTCCGTCTTAGGTCAAGTCTTAATAGGCATTGTGTGGTCCACACAGGAAAGAAACCAAATAACACTGGGGAATATGGAAAAGGCTTCATTGGTAGGCTGGATTTGTGTAAGCATCAGACGatccacacaggagagaaaccatATAATTGTAAAGAATGTGGGAAGAGCTTCAGACGGTCCTCCTATCTTTTGATCCATCAGAGAGTCCACACTGGAGAAAAGCCATACAAATGTGACAAGTGTGGGAAGAGCTACATTACTAAGTCAGGTCTTGACTTGCACCATAGAGCCCACACAGGAGAGAGACCTTATAACTGTGATGACTGTGGGAAGAGCTTCAGACAGGCCTCAAGTATTTTGAATCATAAGAGACTCCACTGCAGAAAAAAACCATTCAAATGTGAGGATTGTGGAAAGAAGCTTGTATACCGGTCATACCGTAAAGaccaacaaaaaaaccacagTGGAGAAAATACATCCAAATGTGAGGACTGTGGGAAGCGCTACAAGAGGCGCTTGAATCttgatataattttatcattatttttaaatgacacgTAA
- the ZNF223 gene encoding zinc finger protein 223 isoform X3, with amino-acid sequence MTMSKEAVTFKDVAVVFTEEELGLLDLAQRKLYRDVMLENFRNLLSVGHQPFHRDTFYFLREEKFWMMDIATQREGNSGGKIQPEMKTFPEAGPHEGWSCQQIWEEIASDLTRPLDSTIKSSQFFEQGDAHSQAEEGLSIMHTGQKPSNRGKCKQSFSDMSIFDLPQQIRSAEKSHSCDECGKSFCYISALHIHQRVHLGEKLFKCDICGKEFSQSLHLQTHQRVHTGEKPFKCEQCGRGFRCRSALTVHCKLHMGEKHYNCEACGRAFIHDFQLQKHQRIHTGEKPFKCEICSVSFRLRSSLNRHCVVHTGKKPNNTGEYGKGFIGRLDLCKHQTIHTGEKPYNCKECGKSFRRSSYLLIHQRVHTGEKPYKCDKCGKSYITKSGLDLHHRAHTGERPYNCDDCGKSFRQASSILNHKRLHCRKKPFKCEDCGKKLVYRSYRKDQQKNHSGENTSKCEDCGKRYKRRLNLDIILSLFLNDT; translated from the exons ATGACCATGTCCAAG GAGGCAGTGACCTTCAAGGATGTGGCAGTGGTCTTCACTgaggaggagctggggctgcTGGACCTTGCCCAGAGGAAGCTGTATCGAgatgtgatgctggagaactTCAGGAACCTGCTGTCAGTGG GGCATCAACCATTCCACCGAGACACTTTCTACTTTCTAAGGGAGGAAAAGTTTTGGATGATGGATATAGCAACCCAAAGAGAAGGAAATTCAG GAGGCAAGATCCAACCTGAGATGAAGACTTTTCCAGAAGCAGGACCACATGAAGGGTGGTCCTGCCAGCAGATCTGGGAAGAAATTGCAAGTGACTTAACCAGGCCTCTAGACTCTACCATAAAGAGCTCTCAGTTCTTTGAACAGGGTGATGCCCACTCCCAGGCTGAGGAAGGACTATCTATAATGCACACAGGACAGAAACCTTCCAATCGTGGGAAGTGTAAACAATCCTTCAGTGATATGTCCATCTTTGATCTTCCTCAGCAAATACGCTCAGCAGAGAAGTCTCATTCCTGTGATGAGTGTGGAAAAAGCTTCTGTTACATCTCAGCACTTCATATTCATCAGAGAGTCCACCTGGGAGAGAAACTCTTTAAGTGTGACATATGTGGTAAGGAATTCAGTCAGAGTTTACATCTGCAAACTCATCAGAGAgtccatactggagagaaacctttcAAATGTGAACAATGTGGGAGAGGCTTCAGATGTAGATCAGCACTTACAGTTCATTGCAAATTACACATGGGAGAGAAACATTATAATTGTGAGGCATGTGGGAGGGCCTTCATTCATGATTTCCAGCTTCAgaaacatcagagaattcacacagGGGAGAAGCCATTCAAATGTGAGATATGTAGTGTGAGCTTCCGTCTTAGGTCAAGTCTTAATAGGCATTGTGTGGTCCACACAGGAAAGAAACCAAATAACACTGGGGAATATGGAAAAGGCTTCATTGGTAGGCTGGATTTGTGTAAGCATCAGACGatccacacaggagagaaaccatATAATTGTAAAGAATGTGGGAAGAGCTTCAGACGGTCCTCCTATCTTTTGATCCATCAGAGAGTCCACACTGGAGAAAAGCCATACAAATGTGACAAGTGTGGGAAGAGCTACATTACTAAGTCAGGTCTTGACTTGCACCATAGAGCCCACACAGGAGAGAGACCTTATAACTGTGATGACTGTGGGAAGAGCTTCAGACAGGCCTCAAGTATTTTGAATCATAAGAGACTCCACTGCAGAAAAAAACCATTCAAATGTGAGGATTGTGGAAAGAAGCTTGTATACCGGTCATACCGTAAAGaccaacaaaaaaaccacagTGGAGAAAATACATCCAAATGTGAGGACTGTGGGAAGCGCTACAAGAGGCGCTTGAATCttgatataattttatcattatttttaaatgacacgTAA